The following are encoded in a window of uncultured Pseudomonas sp. genomic DNA:
- the waaF gene encoding lipopolysaccharide heptosyltransferase II, producing the protein MKILIVGPSWVGDMVMAQTLFQCLQQRHPGCAIDVLAPEWSRPILERMPEVRQALSFPLGHGVLELATRRKIGKSLAGQYDQAILLPNSLKSALVPFFAGIPKRTGWKGELRYGLLNDLRILDKQRYPLMIERFMALAFEPGDALPQPYPRPALQIDPQSREAALRKFGLSLDRPVLALCPGAEFGEAKRWPSEHYAKVAEIKIRAGWQVWLFGSKSDHGVGEDIRSRLIPGLREEASNLAGETALAEAIDLLSCANAVVSNDSGLMHVAAALNRPLVAVYGSTSPAFTPPLAEQVEVVRLGLECSPCFDRTCRFGHYNCLGQLKPRAVIEALERLVGDPVEVE; encoded by the coding sequence ATGAAAATACTGATCGTAGGTCCCAGTTGGGTGGGTGACATGGTGATGGCGCAGACACTGTTTCAGTGCCTGCAGCAGCGCCACCCTGGCTGTGCAATCGATGTGTTGGCTCCCGAGTGGAGTCGGCCGATTCTTGAGCGCATGCCCGAGGTGCGTCAGGCCCTGAGTTTTCCGCTCGGCCATGGCGTGCTGGAGCTGGCGACGCGGCGTAAGATCGGCAAATCCCTGGCCGGCCAGTACGATCAGGCGATTCTGCTGCCCAATTCGTTGAAGTCCGCGCTGGTGCCATTCTTTGCCGGTATTCCCAAGCGTACCGGTTGGAAAGGCGAGCTGCGTTACGGTCTGCTCAATGACCTGCGTATTCTGGATAAACAGCGCTACCCGCTGATGATCGAGCGCTTTATGGCGCTGGCGTTTGAGCCGGGCGACGCGTTGCCGCAACCCTATCCGCGTCCGGCCCTGCAGATTGACCCGCAAAGCCGTGAGGCGGCGCTGCGCAAGTTCGGCCTGAGCCTGGACCGTCCGGTGCTGGCGCTGTGCCCGGGTGCCGAGTTCGGCGAGGCCAAGCGCTGGCCGAGCGAGCATTATGCGAAAGTCGCCGAGATCAAGATTCGTGCGGGTTGGCAGGTGTGGTTGTTTGGCTCGAAGAGCGACCATGGTGTTGGCGAAGATATTCGCAGTCGCCTGATCCCAGGGCTGCGTGAAGAGGCCAGTAATCTGGCCGGTGAGACTGCGCTGGCCGAGGCGATTGATCTGCTGTCCTGTGCCAATGCTGTGGTGTCCAACGACTCCGGGCTGATGCATGTGGCCGCGGCGCTGAACCGTCCGCTGGTGGCTGTCTATGGCTCGACCTCGCCGGCGTTCACTCCGCCGCTGGCCGAGCAGGTAGAGGTCGTGCGTCTCGGGCTGGAGTGCAGCCCGTGCTTCGACCGCACGTGTCGCTTCGGGCATTACAACTGCCTGGGTCAGCTCAAGCCGCGTGCGGTGATCGAGGCGCTGGAGCGTCTGGTCGGTGATCCGGTCGAGGTGGAATAG
- the glnE gene encoding bifunctional [glutamate--ammonia ligase]-adenylyl-L-tyrosine phosphorylase/[glutamate--ammonia-ligase] adenylyltransferase has product MSLPALASLPAALAPLATRAEQSLQQACAGLCAEAAAAFAGWPSERRVALQRVAAASDFVVQQGERDPQMLLDLAASGELERSLAAGEMRAQLIAALAECGDEDELGRRLRRFRNRQQVRIIWRDISRQADLIETCRDLSDLADACIDQAYSWLYPQHCAQFGTPMGRRSGEPQHMVILGMGKLGAHELNLSSDIDLIFGFPEGGETEGVKRPLDNQEFFIRLGQKLIKALDVITVDGFVFRTDMRLRPYGSSGSLVFSFNALEQYYQDQGRDWERYAMIKARVVGGDQAAGAQLLEMLRPFVYRRYLDFSAIEALRAMKQLIQQEVRRKGMAENIKLGSGGIREVEFIAQAFQLIHGGRDLSLQQRSLFAVLNTLRDQGYLPSTVTDELRDGYAFLRYAEHALQAIDDRQTQMLPDNDQDRARVAFIMGFDSWSAFHEQLMHWRGRVDWHFRQVIADPDEEGGAPAEEAVGGEWLPLWNDMQDEEAACRQLAEAGFVEAQAAWRRLAGLRNSNQVRAMQRLGRERLDAFVPRLLAQAVEHANPDLVLERVLPLIEAVARRSAYLVLLTENPSALQRLLTLCAASPWIAEQISRFPLLLDELLNEGRLFSPPLAPELAAELRERLMRIPEEDLEQQMEALRHFKLAHRLRVAASEITGTLPLMKVSDYLTWLAEAILEQVLALAWHHTVSKYGAPRRADGSVCDPDFVIVGYGKVGGIELGHGSDLDLVFIHDGDSQAETDGEKSIDGAQFFNRLGQRIIHLLTTQTNSGQLYEVDMRLRPSGAAGLLVSSLGAFERYQQGEAWTWEHQALVRARVLVGCARVGKAFEAVRAGVLGRERDLDALRGEVSEMRAKMRDNLGSKATAAGTASNAFEAAAPFDLKQDAGGIVDIEFMVQYAALAWSRQYPELLEFTDNIRILERLERVGLLPGEDARLLQDIYKAYRSAAHRQALQKQPGVVSGEQFAEERRTVMRIWQALGLN; this is encoded by the coding sequence ATGAGCCTGCCCGCGCTGGCCTCTTTACCCGCCGCCCTCGCCCCGCTTGCGACACGTGCCGAGCAGTCCCTGCAGCAGGCTTGCGCGGGGCTCTGCGCTGAGGCTGCAGCGGCTTTCGCAGGTTGGCCGAGCGAGCGCCGCGTGGCCTTGCAGCGCGTGGCTGCCGCCAGCGATTTCGTCGTGCAGCAGGGCGAGCGCGACCCGCAGATGCTACTCGATCTGGCTGCCAGCGGTGAGCTGGAGCGCAGCCTCGCTGCTGGCGAGATGCGCGCTCAGCTAATTGCGGCCTTGGCTGAATGCGGCGATGAGGATGAGCTGGGGCGACGCTTGCGGCGCTTCCGTAATCGCCAGCAGGTGCGCATTATCTGGCGTGATATCAGTCGCCAGGCCGACCTGATCGAAACCTGCCGTGACCTGTCTGACCTGGCCGATGCCTGCATTGACCAGGCGTACTCCTGGCTCTATCCGCAGCACTGCGCGCAGTTCGGCACGCCGATGGGTCGCCGCTCTGGCGAGCCGCAGCATATGGTGATCCTTGGCATGGGCAAGCTGGGCGCGCATGAGCTCAACCTGTCGTCGGATATTGACCTGATCTTCGGCTTCCCCGAAGGCGGTGAGACTGAGGGTGTGAAGCGCCCGCTGGATAATCAGGAATTCTTTATCCGCCTCGGCCAGAAGCTGATCAAGGCGCTGGATGTGATCACCGTCGACGGCTTCGTTTTCCGCACCGATATGCGCCTGCGCCCTTACGGCTCCTCCGGTTCGCTGGTGTTCAGCTTCAATGCGCTGGAGCAGTACTACCAAGATCAAGGGCGCGACTGGGAGCGCTACGCGATGATCAAGGCGCGGGTGGTCGGCGGTGATCAGGCGGCCGGCGCACAGCTGCTGGAGATGCTGCGGCCCTTCGTTTATCGGCGTTATCTGGATTTCTCGGCGATTGAAGCGCTGCGCGCCATGAAACAGCTGATTCAGCAGGAAGTGCGGCGCAAGGGTATGGCCGAGAACATCAAGCTGGGTTCTGGCGGTATCCGTGAAGTGGAGTTTATTGCTCAGGCTTTCCAGCTGATTCATGGCGGGCGAGATCTCAGCCTGCAGCAGCGCTCGCTGTTTGCGGTGCTCAACACGTTGCGTGACCAGGGCTACCTGCCAAGCACTGTGACCGATGAGCTGCGCGATGGCTATGCCTTCCTGCGTTATGCCGAGCATGCCCTGCAAGCCATCGATGACCGGCAAACGCAGATGCTTCCGGACAACGATCAGGATCGCGCGCGGGTGGCCTTTATCATGGGCTTCGACAGCTGGTCGGCGTTTCACGAGCAGCTGATGCACTGGCGCGGGCGGGTCGATTGGCACTTCCGCCAGGTCATCGCTGACCCGGATGAGGAGGGCGGCGCGCCGGCTGAAGAGGCTGTGGGTGGCGAGTGGTTGCCGCTCTGGAACGATATGCAGGATGAAGAGGCTGCTTGCCGGCAGCTGGCTGAGGCCGGCTTCGTCGAGGCGCAAGCGGCCTGGCGGCGTTTGGCGGGGCTGCGCAATAGCAACCAGGTGCGCGCCATGCAGCGCCTTGGACGCGAGCGCCTGGATGCCTTTGTGCCACGGTTGCTGGCGCAAGCGGTGGAACACGCCAACCCCGATTTGGTGCTGGAGCGCGTGTTGCCGCTGATCGAGGCGGTGGCGCGGCGTTCGGCTTACCTGGTGTTGCTCACGGAAAACCCCAGTGCGCTGCAGCGGCTGCTGACCTTGTGCGCCGCCAGCCCGTGGATCGCCGAACAGATCAGCCGCTTCCCGCTGCTGCTGGATGAGCTGCTCAATGAGGGGCGCCTGTTCAGTCCGCCGCTGGCGCCTGAGCTGGCAGCGGAATTGCGCGAGCGGTTGATGCGTATTCCCGAAGAAGACCTTGAGCAGCAGATGGAGGCGCTGCGCCACTTCAAGCTGGCGCACCGCTTACGCGTGGCGGCCTCGGAAATTACCGGCACCTTGCCGCTGATGAAGGTCAGCGATTACCTGACCTGGCTGGCCGAGGCGATTCTTGAGCAGGTGCTGGCCCTGGCTTGGCACCATACGGTGAGTAAATACGGTGCGCCACGCCGCGCCGATGGTAGTGTCTGCGACCCGGATTTTGTCATTGTTGGCTATGGCAAGGTCGGCGGTATCGAGCTGGGCCACGGCTCGGATCTCGATCTGGTGTTCATTCATGACGGCGATTCGCAGGCCGAAACCGATGGCGAGAAGTCCATCGACGGCGCGCAATTCTTCAATCGTCTGGGTCAACGGATCATTCATCTGCTAACCACCCAGACCAACTCCGGTCAGCTGTATGAAGTAGACATGCGCCTGCGCCCTTCGGGGGCGGCAGGCCTGCTGGTCAGCTCGCTGGGCGCTTTTGAGCGCTATCAGCAGGGCGAGGCCTGGACCTGGGAACACCAGGCGTTGGTGCGTGCGCGGGTACTGGTGGGCTGTGCGCGGGTTGGCAAGGCGTTTGAGGCGGTGCGCGCCGGTGTATTGGGGCGTGAGCGTGACCTGGACGCGCTGCGTGGTGAGGTCAGCGAGATGCGCGCGAAGATGCGCGACAACCTCGGCAGTAAGGCCACGGCGGCCGGAACGGCGAGCAATGCCTTCGAGGCTGCGGCCCCGTTCGACCTCAAGCAGGACGCCGGAGGTATCGTCGATATTGAATTTATGGTGCAATACGCGGCCCTGGCCTGGTCGCGTCAGTACCCGGAATTGCTTGAGTTCACTGACAATATTCGCATTCTGGAAAGGCTGGAGCGGGTTGGTCTGTTGCCGGGCGAAGATGCCCGCTTACTGCAAGATATCTACAAGGCTTACCGCTCAGCGGCGCATCGTCAGGCCCTGCAAAAGCAGCCTGGGGTGGTGAGTGGTGAACAGTTTGCCGAGGAACGGCGCACGGTGATGCGCATCTGGCAAGCGCTTGGTTTGAACTGA
- the rfaP gene encoding lipopolysaccharide core heptose(I) kinase RfaP, whose amino-acid sequence MKLVLAEPFKSLWAGRDAFAAVEALQGQVYRELEGRRTLRTEVEGRGYFVKIHRGIGWGEIVKNLLTAKLPVLGARQEWQAIERLHEAGVATMTAVAYGERGGNPAAQHSFIVTEELAPTTDLEQLSLNWVQQPPEPRLKWALIKEVANMVGSMHRAGVNHRDCYICHFLLHTDKPVTADDFRLSVIDLHRAQVRRTLPLRWRNKDLAALYFSVLDIGLSRRDKLRFLRDYFQQPLRQTLSNERSLLGWLERKADALYARKQRYGDAL is encoded by the coding sequence ATGAAGTTGGTCCTGGCTGAACCCTTTAAAAGCCTGTGGGCTGGTCGCGATGCATTTGCTGCCGTCGAGGCCCTGCAGGGGCAGGTCTATCGCGAGCTGGAAGGCCGCCGCACGTTGCGCACCGAAGTTGAGGGGCGTGGTTACTTCGTGAAAATTCATCGCGGCATCGGCTGGGGCGAGATCGTTAAAAATCTGCTGACTGCCAAGCTGCCGGTGCTCGGTGCGCGCCAGGAATGGCAGGCTATCGAGCGCTTACATGAAGCCGGCGTAGCGACCATGACCGCGGTGGCCTACGGCGAGCGCGGTGGTAATCCTGCGGCGCAGCACTCGTTTATCGTCACCGAAGAGTTGGCGCCGACCACCGACCTGGAACAACTGAGCCTGAACTGGGTGCAGCAGCCGCCTGAGCCACGCCTGAAGTGGGCGCTGATCAAGGAAGTGGCGAACATGGTCGGCAGCATGCACCGTGCGGGGGTCAACCACCGCGACTGCTACATCTGCCACTTTTTGCTGCACACCGATAAGCCGGTGACGGCGGATGATTTCCGCCTGTCAGTGATCGACCTGCACCGCGCTCAAGTGCGTCGCACGCTGCCGTTGCGCTGGCGCAATAAAGACCTGGCGGCGCTGTATTTTTCGGTGCTGGATATTGGTCTGAGCCGCCGCGATAAGCTGCGCTTCCTGCGTGATTATTTTCAACAGCCGTTGCGCCAGACGCTCAGTAACGAGCGCTCGCTGCTGGGCTGGCTGGAGCGCAAGGCGGACGCGCTGTATGCGCGCAAGCAGCGTTACGGGGATGCGCTCTGA
- the waaC gene encoding lipopolysaccharide heptosyltransferase I produces MRVLLIKTSSLGDVVHTLPALTDAARAIPGIQFDWVVEEGFAEIPAWHPAVVQVIPVAIRRWRKHLWQTLKSGEWQRFKQRLGETRYDLVIDAQGLLKSAWLTRYVNAPVAGLDRDSAREPLASRFYDRRYSVPREQHALERTRQLFAQALGYALPVGLGDYGLNRAQLAAAHAQPYVLFLHGTTWASKHWPEAHWRELAEQMSAQGWAVRLPWGNDSEKARAERIAEGIEHAAVLPKLNLAGVAKVIAGASACVAVDTGLGHLAAALDVPSISLYGPTLPGRVGAYGRGQVHLCATGPHAGSGDRHTFCFEGLDAERVATELKALLLAEEVV; encoded by the coding sequence TTGCGGGTTCTGTTGATTAAAACGTCCTCGCTGGGCGATGTGGTGCACACCTTGCCGGCGCTCACCGATGCCGCGCGGGCGATTCCCGGTATCCAGTTCGACTGGGTGGTGGAGGAGGGTTTCGCGGAAATTCCCGCCTGGCACCCGGCCGTGGTTCAGGTGATTCCGGTGGCCATCCGCCGTTGGCGCAAGCACCTCTGGCAAACCCTGAAAAGTGGCGAGTGGCAGCGCTTCAAGCAACGCTTGGGCGAGACCCGTTATGATTTGGTGATCGACGCTCAAGGCTTGCTGAAAAGTGCCTGGCTGACCCGCTATGTCAACGCGCCAGTGGCCGGCCTGGATCGCGACTCGGCGCGTGAGCCACTGGCCAGTCGTTTTTATGACCGACGTTATAGCGTGCCGCGCGAGCAGCATGCGCTTGAGCGCACCCGTCAGCTCTTTGCCCAGGCACTGGGTTATGCGCTGCCAGTCGGGCTCGGTGATTACGGCCTCAACCGCGCGCAATTGGCCGCCGCTCACGCTCAGCCTTATGTGTTGTTCCTGCATGGCACCACTTGGGCCAGCAAGCATTGGCCGGAGGCTCACTGGCGTGAGTTGGCTGAGCAGATGAGTGCGCAAGGTTGGGCGGTGCGCCTGCCGTGGGGCAATGACAGCGAGAAAGCCCGTGCTGAGCGGATTGCTGAGGGGATTGAACACGCCGCCGTGTTGCCCAAGTTGAATTTGGCCGGTGTGGCCAAGGTGATCGCCGGAGCCAGCGCCTGTGTGGCGGTGGATACCGGCTTGGGTCACCTGGCGGCCGCGCTGGATGTGCCGAGCATCTCCCTGTACGGCCCGACACTGCCGGGGCGAGTGGGGGCCTATGGTCGCGGTCAGGTGCACCTCTGTGCCACGGGCCCGCATGCGGGCAGTGGTGATCGCCATACATTCTGTTTCGAGGGGCTGGATGCCGAGCGCGTCGCCACCGAACTTAAGGCCCTGTTGCTGGCCGAGGAAGTTGTCTGA
- the aceE gene encoding pyruvate dehydrogenase (acetyl-transferring), homodimeric type, whose translation MQDLDPVETQEWLDALESVLDKEGEDRAHYLMTRMGELATRSGSQLPYAITTPYRNTIPLTHEARMPGDLFMERRIRSLVRWNALAMVMRTNLKDSDLGGHISSFASSATLYDIGFNYFFQAPTEEHGGDLIFYQGHASPGIYARAFMEGRITEDQMNNFRQEVDGQGLSSYPHPWLMPDFWQFPTVSMGLGPIQAIYQARFMKYLEARGFIPAGKQKVWCFMGDGECDEPESLGAISLAGREKLDNLIFVINCNLQRLDGPVRGNGKIIQELEGVFRGGGWNVNKVVWGRFWDPLLAKDVDGILQRRMDEVIDGEYQNYKAKDGAFVREHFFNSPELKAMVADLSDDEIWKLNRGGHDPYKMYAAYHQAVNHKNQPTVILAKTVKGYGTGAGEAKNTAHNTKKVDVDSLKHFRDRFDIPVKDDELENLPFIKPEEGSAEARYLSERRAALGGFVPQRRAKSFSIPTPPLETLKAILDGSGDREISTTMAFVRILAQLVKDKDIGSRIVPIIPDEARTFGMEGMFRQLGIYSSVGQLYEPVDKDQVMFYREDKKGQILEEGINEAGAMSSFIAAGTSYSSHNQPMLPFYIFYSMFGFQRIGDLAWAAGDSRTRGFLIGGTAGRTTLNGEGLQHEDGHSHILAATIPNCRTYDPTYGYELAVIIQDGMRKMTELQQDVFYYITVMNESYQQPAMPAGVEDGIIKGMYLLEEDKKEAAHHVQLLGSGTILREVREAAKILRDEFNVAADVWSVTSFNELRRDGLAVERSNRLHPGQKPKQSYVEECLSGRKGPVIASTDYMKLFAEQIRQWVPSKEFKVLGTDGFGRSDSRKKLRHFFEVDRNWVVLAALEALADRGDIEPKVVAEAIVRFGINAEKPNPLDC comes from the coding sequence ATGCAAGACCTCGATCCCGTCGAAACCCAGGAATGGCTGGACGCCCTGGAATCGGTTCTCGACAAAGAAGGCGAAGACCGCGCCCACTATCTGATGACCCGTATGGGTGAACTCGCGACCCGCAGCGGTTCGCAATTGCCCTACGCCATCACTACGCCCTATCGCAACACGATCCCGCTGACCCACGAAGCACGCATGCCTGGCGACCTGTTTATGGAACGCCGCATTCGCTCGTTGGTGCGCTGGAACGCCTTGGCGATGGTCATGCGCACCAACCTGAAAGATTCCGATCTGGGTGGCCACATTTCCAGCTTCGCCTCCTCGGCGACGCTGTACGACATCGGTTTCAACTATTTCTTCCAGGCACCGACCGAGGAGCATGGCGGCGACCTGATCTTCTACCAGGGCCACGCCTCACCGGGGATTTATGCCCGCGCCTTTATGGAAGGTCGCATCACTGAAGACCAGATGAACAACTTCCGCCAGGAAGTCGATGGTCAAGGCCTGTCGTCCTACCCACACCCGTGGCTGATGCCGGACTTCTGGCAGTTCCCGACTGTGTCCATGGGCCTCGGCCCGATCCAGGCGATCTACCAGGCGCGCTTTATGAAGTACCTGGAAGCGCGCGGCTTTATCCCGGCCGGCAAGCAGAAAGTCTGGTGCTTTATGGGCGACGGCGAGTGCGACGAGCCGGAATCCCTCGGTGCAATCTCCCTGGCTGGCCGCGAGAAGCTGGACAACCTGATCTTCGTCATCAACTGCAACCTGCAGCGCCTCGACGGCCCAGTACGCGGCAACGGCAAGATCATCCAGGAACTCGAAGGCGTGTTCCGTGGTGGTGGCTGGAACGTCAACAAGGTGGTCTGGGGCCGTTTCTGGGACCCACTGCTGGCCAAAGACGTCGACGGTATCCTGCAGCGCCGGATGGACGAAGTGATCGACGGCGAGTACCAGAACTACAAGGCCAAGGACGGCGCGTTCGTCCGTGAGCACTTCTTCAATTCGCCGGAACTCAAGGCGATGGTGGCCGATCTGTCCGATGACGAGATCTGGAAACTCAACCGTGGCGGCCACGACCCGTACAAGATGTATGCGGCGTACCACCAGGCGGTGAACCACAAAAACCAGCCGACCGTGATTCTGGCCAAGACCGTTAAAGGTTATGGCACCGGCGCCGGCGAAGCGAAAAACACCGCACACAACACCAAGAAAGTCGACGTCGACAGCCTCAAGCACTTCCGCGACCGCTTCGACATCCCGGTCAAAGATGACGAGCTGGAAAACCTGCCGTTCATTAAGCCGGAAGAAGGCAGCGCCGAAGCGCGTTACCTGAGCGAGCGCCGCGCGGCCCTGGGTGGTTTTGTGCCTCAGCGCCGGGCCAAGAGCTTCAGCATCCCGACGCCGCCGCTGGAAACCCTCAAAGCCATTCTCGATGGCTCGGGCGACCGTGAAATCTCCACCACCATGGCCTTCGTGCGCATCCTCGCGCAGCTGGTCAAGGACAAGGACATCGGCTCGCGCATCGTCCCGATCATCCCGGACGAAGCACGCACCTTCGGCATGGAAGGCATGTTCCGCCAGCTCGGCATCTACTCCTCGGTCGGCCAGCTGTATGAGCCGGTGGATAAAGACCAGGTAATGTTCTACCGCGAGGACAAGAAGGGCCAGATTCTCGAAGAAGGCATCAACGAAGCGGGCGCGATGAGCTCGTTCATCGCCGCCGGCACCTCGTACTCCAGCCACAACCAGCCGATGCTGCCGTTCTACATCTTCTACTCGATGTTCGGTTTCCAGCGTATTGGTGACCTGGCCTGGGCCGCTGGCGACAGCCGTACCCGTGGTTTCCTGATCGGCGGCACCGCCGGCCGTACCACGCTGAACGGCGAAGGCCTGCAGCACGAAGACGGCCACAGCCACATCCTGGCAGCAACCATCCCCAACTGCCGCACCTATGATCCGACCTACGGCTACGAGCTGGCGGTGATCATTCAGGACGGCATGCGCAAGATGACCGAGCTGCAACAGGACGTCTTCTACTACATCACCGTGATGAACGAGTCCTACCAGCAGCCAGCCATGCCGGCCGGTGTCGAGGACGGCATCATCAAGGGCATGTACCTGCTCGAAGAGGACAAGAAGGAAGCCGCGCATCACGTGCAGCTCCTCGGCTCCGGCACCATCCTGCGTGAAGTACGCGAGGCGGCGAAGATCCTGCGTGACGAGTTCAACGTCGCCGCAGACGTCTGGAGCGTCACCAGCTTCAACGAACTGCGCCGCGACGGTCTGGCGGTGGAACGCAGCAACCGTCTGCATCCGGGCCAGAAGCCCAAGCAGAGCTACGTCGAAGAGTGCCTGAGCGGCCGCAAGGGCCCGGTGATTGCCTCTACCGACTACATGAAGCTGTTCGCCGAACAGATTCGCCAGTGGGTACCGAGCAAGGAATTCAAAGTCCTGGGCACCGACGGCTTCGGCCGCAGCGACAGCCGCAAGAAGCTGCGCCACTTCTTCGAAGTGGACCGCAACTGGGTCGTGCTGGCTGCCCTAGAAGCCCTTGCCGACCGTGGTGATATCGAACCTAAGGTGGTGGCCGAGGCCATAGTCCGGTTCGGCATCAACGCGGAAAAACCCAACCCACTGGACTGCTAA
- a CDS encoding branched-chain amino acid transaminase, producing MSMADRDGVIWYDGELVPWRNATTHVLTHTLHYGMGVFEGVRAYNTPQGTAIFRLQAHTDRLFDSAHIMGMKIPYSKDEINEATRAAVRENNLESAYIRPMVFYGSEAMGLRASGLKTQVIVAAWNWGAYMGDEALQVGIKVRTSSFTRHHVNISMTRAKANGNYINSMLALQEAISGGADEAMLLDTEGYVAEGSGENIFLVRNGVIYTPEVTSCLNGITRNTILTLAAEHGIQVIEKRITRDEVYIADEAFFTGTAAEVTPIREVDGRQIGEGRRGPITETLQTAYFDLVTGKTAAHAEWRTLVK from the coding sequence ATGTCGATGGCCGATCGTGATGGCGTGATCTGGTATGACGGTGAGCTGGTGCCGTGGCGCAACGCAACCACCCACGTGCTGACCCATACCCTGCACTACGGCATGGGCGTGTTCGAGGGCGTGCGCGCCTACAACACCCCGCAAGGCACGGCGATCTTCCGTTTGCAAGCGCACACCGACCGCCTGTTCGACTCGGCCCACATCATGGGCATGAAGATTCCGTACAGCAAAGACGAGATCAACGAAGCCACCCGCGCCGCCGTGCGTGAGAACAACCTGGAAAGCGCCTATATCCGCCCGATGGTGTTCTACGGATCTGAAGCCATGGGCCTGCGTGCCAGCGGTTTGAAAACCCAGGTAATAGTCGCGGCCTGGAACTGGGGTGCCTACATGGGCGACGAAGCCCTGCAGGTTGGCATCAAGGTGCGCACCAGCTCCTTTACCCGTCACCACGTCAACATCTCCATGACCCGCGCCAAGGCCAACGGCAACTACATCAACTCGATGCTGGCCTTGCAGGAAGCCATCTCCGGTGGTGCCGACGAGGCCATGCTGCTGGATACCGAAGGCTATGTGGCCGAAGGTTCGGGTGAGAACATCTTCCTGGTGCGCAATGGCGTGATCTATACCCCGGAAGTGACCTCCTGCCTGAATGGCATCACCCGTAACACCATTCTGACCCTGGCCGCCGAGCACGGCATTCAGGTCATCGAGAAGCGCATCACCCGTGATGAGGTGTACATCGCCGACGAAGCCTTCTTCACCGGCACCGCCGCGGAAGTCACGCCGATTCGTGAGGTCGATGGCCGACAGATTGGTGAGGGCCGTCGTGGTCCGATTACCGAAACGTTGCAAACCGCATATTTCGATCTGGTCACCGGTAAAACCGCTGCCCACGCTGAATGGCGCACCCTGGTTAAATAA
- a CDS encoding glycosyltransferase family 4 protein, which translates to MQLAFILYKYFPFGGLQRDFMRIALECQARGHAIRVYTPIWEGEVPAGFEVVVVPVKALFNHKRNEKLTAWVDADLAKRPVDRVVGFNKMPGLDVYYAADGCYEDKAQTLRNPLYKYWGRYKHFAEYERAVFAPESKTEILMISEVQQPLFIKHYRTPLQRFHLLPPGIAQDRRAPANAAEIRAEFRAEFKLADDDLLLVQIGSGFKTKGLDRSIKALAALPRELKQRTRLIAIGQDDPRAFQLQAKALGVSEQVQILKGRSDIPRFLLGADLLIHPAYNENTGTVLLEALVSGLPVLVTDVCGYAHYIAEADAGRVLSGPFEQAKLDQLLADMLADASRRALWSRNGLAYADRADLYSMPQHAADIILATRS; encoded by the coding sequence ATGCAACTGGCTTTTATCCTTTACAAATACTTTCCCTTCGGTGGCCTGCAGCGCGATTTTATGCGCATTGCTCTGGAGTGCCAGGCGCGTGGTCATGCCATTCGCGTCTACACGCCAATCTGGGAAGGCGAAGTGCCGGCCGGTTTTGAGGTGGTGGTGGTGCCGGTCAAGGCGCTGTTCAATCACAAGCGCAATGAAAAGCTCACCGCCTGGGTCGACGCCGACCTGGCCAAGCGCCCGGTAGATCGAGTTGTTGGCTTCAACAAAATGCCGGGTCTGGATGTCTACTACGCTGCCGATGGTTGCTACGAAGACAAGGCGCAGACCCTGCGCAACCCGCTGTACAAGTATTGGGGGCGTTACAAACACTTTGCCGAGTATGAGCGCGCGGTGTTTGCCCCCGAGTCGAAGACTGAGATTCTGATGATCTCCGAAGTGCAGCAGCCGCTGTTTATCAAGCATTACCGCACCCCGCTGCAGCGCTTTCACCTGCTGCCCCCGGGCATTGCCCAAGACCGCCGCGCGCCGGCCAATGCCGCCGAGATTCGTGCCGAATTCCGTGCCGAGTTCAAACTGGCCGACGACGATCTGCTGCTGGTGCAGATCGGCTCAGGCTTCAAGACCAAGGGGTTGGACCGCAGCATCAAGGCGTTGGCCGCCTTGCCCCGTGAGCTGAAGCAGCGTACCCGGCTGATTGCCATCGGCCAGGATGACCCGCGCGCATTCCAGTTGCAGGCCAAGGCCCTGGGCGTGTCTGAGCAGGTGCAGATTCTCAAGGGTCGCAGCGATATCCCACGCTTCCTGCTCGGTGCTGATCTGCTGATCCACCCGGCCTACAACGAAAACACCGGCACGGTGCTGCTCGAGGCGCTGGTGTCTGGCTTGCCGGTGCTGGTCACCGATGTTTGCGGCTATGCCCACTACATCGCCGAGGCGGATGCCGGGCGGGTACTCAGCGGGCCGTTCGAACAGGCGAAACTTGATCAGCTGCTCGCCGATATGCTCGCAGACGCCTCGCGCCGAGCGCTCTGGTCACGCAATGGTCTGGCGTACGCTGACCGCGCCGACCTGTATTCCATGCCGCAACATGCGGCCGATATCATTCTGGCGACGCGCTCATGA